A single Crateriforma conspicua DNA region contains:
- a CDS encoding NHL repeat-containing protein: MNRMHAIPIVVATIAIIGAAGYLVVDRRVNPDIPGSAFQLDLDPHLRPNADSFEWKQVREISLALQDPIAIEVSSADFILVLGRRSDQQGDVVWMDQNGKVHGAMELSFVPQCATIDSAASGEVPSILVASANQVHRVDFASRQVTPWASMSADAIITAIAMSDAGVYLADAGQRLVHHFDHSAGLMNQWNGSDRVPDGRRFNVPSNHFELLSSDDGLLYVVNPGLHRVETYSSDGKFELAWGESGVDVESFFGCCNPVHLSRLPDGRFLTSEKGIPRIKVYTADGQFDGLVAASEDLQVDSSRLGDPRTDMTPAIFDVASNSAGEILVLDPLQHCVRVFAQARMADDLELAGN; this comes from the coding sequence ATGAATCGAATGCATGCTATCCCGATCGTTGTCGCGACCATCGCGATCATCGGTGCTGCAGGCTACTTGGTGGTTGATCGACGCGTTAATCCCGACATTCCGGGCTCCGCGTTTCAGCTAGATTTGGATCCACATCTGCGTCCCAACGCTGATTCATTCGAGTGGAAACAGGTCCGAGAGATTTCATTGGCGTTGCAGGACCCCATTGCGATCGAGGTTTCCAGTGCCGACTTCATTCTGGTCCTGGGGCGTCGATCGGATCAGCAAGGCGACGTGGTATGGATGGATCAGAATGGCAAAGTACACGGGGCAATGGAACTGTCATTCGTTCCACAATGCGCGACAATCGATTCCGCTGCGTCCGGCGAAGTGCCATCGATTCTGGTGGCATCGGCCAACCAGGTGCATCGCGTCGATTTCGCATCACGTCAAGTGACACCGTGGGCTTCGATGTCGGCCGACGCGATTATCACCGCCATCGCGATGTCCGATGCCGGTGTCTATCTAGCCGATGCGGGGCAACGTTTGGTTCATCATTTTGATCATTCCGCGGGGCTGATGAACCAATGGAATGGATCTGATCGAGTTCCCGATGGACGGCGTTTCAACGTTCCCAGCAATCATTTCGAATTGCTTTCCTCCGACGACGGTTTGTTGTACGTCGTCAATCCGGGGCTTCATCGCGTGGAGACTTATTCGTCGGACGGGAAGTTTGAACTGGCCTGGGGCGAAAGCGGTGTCGATGTCGAAAGCTTTTTCGGTTGTTGCAACCCCGTCCATTTATCCCGTCTGCCCGACGGCCGGTTCTTGACCAGCGAAAAAGGCATCCCGCGCATCAAGGTCTATACCGCCGATGGGCAGTTCGATGGATTGGTGGCCGCGTCGGAGGACCTGCAGGTGGATTCCAGTCGCTTGGGCGATCCACGTACCGACATGACGCCGGCCATTTTCGACGTCGCATCAAACTCCGCCGGCGAAATCTTGGTTCTCGATCCGCTGCAGCACTGTGTCCGCGTCTTTGCCCAGGCACGCATGGCCGACGATTTGGAACTTGCAGGCAACTGA
- a CDS encoding Mtc1 family protein, translating into MNDPKRQTSNHPNRRFIDRREWFRQWMRGGTTLVIALIAYFLVQRRMSGRCIDQGTGCDQCRLSVACQIRQPSRSDSRPRKQR; encoded by the coding sequence ATGAACGATCCCAAACGGCAAACGAGCAATCATCCGAACAGGCGATTCATCGATCGCCGGGAATGGTTCCGACAATGGATGCGTGGTGGTACGACGTTGGTGATTGCACTGATCGCGTACTTTCTTGTGCAGCGAAGAATGTCGGGACGCTGTATCGACCAGGGAACGGGCTGTGACCAGTGTCGCTTAAGCGTGGCATGTCAGATTCGCCAACCGTCGCGGTCGGATTCACGTCCAAGGAAGCAACGATGA